A region of the Candidatus Methylomirabilis oxygeniifera genome:
AGACCCAGCAAGCCCAAGAAAAGCGCAGCGATGTTGATGTGGCTCGTATAGCCGATAGCGATGACCAGGATTGCGCCGATGTCGTCAGCGATCGCGAGCGACAGGAGGACAATGCGCAAGCCCTGCGGGACTCGTGTCCCCAAGATCGCCAGACAACCAACGACAAAAGCGATGTCGGTCGCCATGGGAATACCCCAGCCGTGCTCGCCGGGCTGTCCGAGCTGGCCCGCGAGATAGAGACTAGCCGGTACGACCATGCCGCCCGCCGCTGCAATGATGGGGAGCGCGGCCGTTCGCAGGTCTCTGAGTTCCCCAAGCACTAATTCGCGTTTGACCTCTAAGCCAACCACAAAAAAGAAAATCGCCATGAGACCGTCGTTGATCCAATGCTTTAAGGAGTGGTTCAACTCAAAAGCGCCAAGCGTGAAACCGAGTGGAGTCTTCCACAGGCTCAGAAAGGCATCTGCAAAAGACGAATTGGCGAGGCCGAGCGCAATACATGTCACGAACAGCAGGAGAATCCCACTGGCTGCCTCGATACGTAAAAAGCGCGCGAGCGGCTCGATGATACGATCGACCGGTTTCGCAGGCAGGCGAGCCAGTTCGTTAGAATGTTGAGGTTGTTGCAGCATATGGCACCCCTACATCTGATTCGGTTTCTGCGAAGTCGACATTCGCGGCAAGCAGGTTCGAGCCGGCCGCGCGGGATACGCGCTACTCCTGCTGAATCGAACTCAGATAGTCAGTGAGGGCTCGTGAGTGCAGCAGTGAAATGTAGCCCGGGTAGTCTTCACGTTGACGCTCGGTCTCGAACACCGCTCCCCAGACAGGCATCTCCCTCGTACCATGCTCAGCTACTGCTCGCCTACCGTCGATGATGTGCATCACATAGCTCTCATCAAATCGCCCGCCGCGACGCTTTGTGATCAGTCGAAGGTTGGATGGGGGTCGTCGTAAGGATGCTGCCAACGAACCGTTTCCGTCTCCGGACTCACCGTGACACGAGGCGCAGTGCCGACGATAGAGGGCCTGTCCGGTAGGCGGCTCCGGAGTGCTACGGCACGAGACGAGCATCGGACTGACAGCGAACGCGAGGACGGCAGCTCTCATAGCGATTCTAGTTAGCTTATCGACCATTTCAAACCTTCCTTTGCGACGTCCAATCAAGCAACGACTGAGATTTTCACCGGCTCTGTGAGCGCCTCTCCGACAAGGTGCCGGCTCCACAGCCCGCTCATCGTGACAGCCAGGCACCCCATGACCAAGAGGAATGTTTCCAGCTCCTCCTCCACCCAACGGACGGAGAAAGGCAACACCAGGACAAGCCCCATGATCAGCCCCAGTCCGATGATTATGGTGATCTCTGACATCGTCTTTTGCCTCCAGGCTTGCGGTCGCAGGCGAATAAAATAAAAAGCCGCCTCCGCTTCACGCGGATGGCGGCCCGACCACCCTCTCTCCTCCGGAAATAGGTAATCGCTATCTCCGGACCTCTTAGAATAAATCCGTTACGTTTTTTATATCATGGAAATGAGTGTGGTGACCAGCAAAACTCCTACCATGTTGCAGGGGTTGGCGCGGAGCCGATTGACCTTGCCATGCTCCAGTTAACAGGCTGTACCCATCCATCGGAGAAGTGCAATCACTTCCTTCACGTCCCGCACGTAATAGTGGGCCTTTGAGCCCGCATAGGCGCCAACCTGTATCGTGATGCCCTCGGGCAGCGCCCCGAATGCACCTCCATCCGTGTGATCGTCACCGATGTAAATCGGCAGGACTGAGCGTCGGTGAATTTCCTTCATCAACCACAGCGCGGCATGACCTTTTATCCAGTTGAGCCTGGGACAGAGTTCGATAATCTTCCTTCCGAAAAGGACTGTCAGTTCCGAAGAACGAACAAGGGGAAGTATTTCGCACACGAATCTCCCTATGAGATGCCTCTCCAGTTCGGTAGACAATAACCGGTAATGCAGGCTGACTGAAAGGCCTTTGTCCTCGACGAGCACGCCAGGGATATCTGCCACTACACTGACGAGCTGCGACCGAATACGGGCGACGGTTTCCTGAAAAGACCGCGGCACGATTACCTTGGCCTGCCGACCAACTTGCCACATCTCCCATCCGTGATTGCCGATATAGATCAGGTTTCGCACCCCCACCCGCCGTCGCAGCTCGTTGATCGGTCGTTCGCTGATCACGGCAACTGTGATTCGAGGATGGTGTGAGAGCGCCCGGAGCACCGACCGTATCGAAGCGGGAAGCGTCGCCTGCTCCGGGGTGGGAGCGATCCGCATCAGTGTGCCGTCGTAATCCAGGAGCAGCAAGGTGTGACTACTGCTCACTATTTCTGCCGCAACCCGCGGCCACTGGGACCAGAGCTGTTCCATTTGGGCTTAGGGGGCCAGGCCATTGACTTCCACCCGAACCACGGATCAGAACCTCCTCCCAGTTCGGCGCGAGCCCTCGATCGCGACTCGGACAAGCTGACTGCGTGTCCGTACGCCGGTCTTTTGAAACAAATGCTGCAGCGTCGCCTTCACTGCGCCCTCCGTGACTCCGAGTCTGGCAGCGGTTTCCTTATTCGTGAGGCCCTCAAATACAGCCTGAAGCACCTGTTCCTCTCGTTCGGTGAGGCGCTTGTGACCCTCTTGGTCCTCAGGCTGATTAACCGCATCGGCGATGAGTTGGATGACTCTCTCATCGACCCATACCACTCCACTCACGACCAGCCGAATCGCGTTGACGAGGGCGTCGGGCGGACTGTGCTTGAGAAAGATACCCGATGCGCCGAGCTTCAATGCAATTGAGGATTCCGCCGCGCTCATCCCCGCAGTGACCATTAAGATTTTCCCGGAATAGCCTCCCCCGCGAGCTGCTGAGATAAGTTGACTTCCGTGATCCTCTCCGAGATCGAAGTCCAGCAATACAACATCAACGGGTCCCCGGCTCAGGATCTCAATCGCCTCGGCTGAGGTACCGCAGACGCCTACTATTTCGAAATCGGGCTCCGATTGCAGAAGCCGGCTCAAGCCCTCTCGAAAGAGGATGTGATCGTCAAGCAACAGCACCCGTATTCGCTTCATGTCAGCCTGTACTTCCATAATTCGTCTCAGTAGAACCGGCTACTGCCAGGTCAATGACAAAGGAGCACCCTGGTACCGTTGGATCGTACCGGAGATCCCCGCGAAACGATCGCACGAGCGCTCGAGAGAGAAATAAACCGAGGCCCGTTGACTCGGCACCTGCTTGAAACGGTCGAAACAGCGTGTCGGCCGAACCGATCCCAGGGCCCGTGTCGGTCACCCGGATGGCCACGCGGCCTTCCCCGACAGAGACGGAGATAGCGATTCGCCTCACGCCGGCGCGCTCCAAGGCTCGCTCGGCGTTCTTTGTCAGGTTCAGCAGGGCCTGCAATAAGAGGTGACGATCGGCCCACACCGAAGGAAGTCCTTCAGGGATCTCCCAGTGCACTGTAATGCCGGCCTCCTCGCAGGACGACTCCAGGACGATCCGCAAACTGTCGAACAACTCAACGAGGTCGGCCCCGTCGATCTGGGCAGTCCTTGTTCCGCTTGTACTGTGTTTGAGCTCCAATGAGGCGATCTTATTCAGCGTCTCTACCAGCGAGCCCAGAGCTTCGAAATCCTTATTCGCCACCAGCCGCCCGCTCCGAGCGAGGTTCTCGTAGAGAACGGCGATCGCGCTACACACGTTTCGGATTTCATGCGAGACTGCTCCGACAACGACTCGTGAACCCGCCAGGAGGTGCTCAAAACTCGACTCCTCGCGTTCCCTCAACTCTTCCGAAAGATCGACGATCAAGGCGGCCAGGCGGGGCCCTGCCGCGGTCGCGTAGGTTGAGAAGAAGACACGAGCCGGGAAGATGCTGCCGTCTTCTCGCGACCCACGGCATTGCATTTCGGTCCGAAAGGTCTGACGTGTGGTCTCAACAGACGGGACCGAGCCCAAGGCCGCAACATAACGGCTGATATTTCTCCCAGGCAGGTCTCCATTCGGCGCTCCGAACAGGCGGTGCGCCGATGAATTTGCCTGAAGAATTGCGCCGTCGCCGGCCATGGTCAGGATTGCAACGGGGCTGCTGTCGATGAGAAATGCTAACTGCTCCTCCGCTTGGCGCCGAGCCACGACTTCCTGTTCGATCCGCTGGACGTGTTCCATCTCCCCTCGGCGGCTCCTGATCACCTCATGAACGAACAACCCCGCCCCTGTCAATGCGGCGAAAGCCGAAACGTCGCTGAGCAGTCCAACGCTGAGAGCAGTAGGAAAAGGGTCAAAGAGATCGGAGAGCACCGTGCAAAGAACCGCCGTCAGCGCGATCGCCCCGCGCGGCAGCACACTAGCCGCCAGCATCACGGGAAACACATACAGGAACCCGAACGAGACATTAACGGCCACACGCCAATCGATGACG
Encoded here:
- a CDS encoding conserved protein of unknown function (Evidence 4 : Homologs of previously reported genes of unknown function) gives rise to the protein MSEITIIIGLGLIMGLVLVLPFSVRWVEEELETFLLVMGCLAVTMSGLWSRHLVGEALTEPVKISVVA
- a CDS encoding putative Trehalose-phosphatase (Trehalose 6-phosphate phosphatase) (TPP) (Evidence 3 : Function proposed based on presence of conserved amino acid motif, structural feature or limited homology); protein product: MEQLWSQWPRVAAEIVSSSHTLLLLDYDGTLMRIAPTPEQATLPASIRSVLRALSHHPRITVAVISERPINELRRRVGVRNLIYIGNHGWEMWQVGRQAKVIVPRSFQETVARIRSQLVSVVADIPGVLVEDKGLSVSLHYRLLSTELERHLIGRFVCEILPLVRSSELTVLFGRKIIELCPRLNWIKGHAALWLMKEIHRRSVLPIYIGDDHTDGGAFGALPEGITIQVGAYAGSKAHYYVRDVKEVIALLRWMGTAC
- a CDS encoding conserved exported protein of unknown function (Evidence 4 : Homologs of previously reported genes of unknown function), which produces MVDKLTRIAMRAAVLAFAVSPMLVSCRSTPEPPTGQALYRRHCASCHGESGDGNGSLAASLRRPPSNLRLITKRRGGRFDESYVMHIIDGRRAVAEHGTREMPVWGAVFETERQREDYPGYISLLHSRALTDYLSSIQQE
- a CDS encoding Two component transcriptional regulator, LuxR family, encoding MEVQADMKRIRVLLLDDHILFREGLSRLLQSEPDFEIVGVCGTSAEAIEILSRGPVDVVLLDFDLGEDHGSQLISAARGGGYSGKILMVTAGMSAAESSIALKLGASGIFLKHSPPDALVNAIRLVVSGVVWVDERVIQLIADAVNQPEDQEGHKRLTEREEQVLQAVFEGLTNKETAARLGVTEGAVKATLQHLFQKTGVRTRSQLVRVAIEGSRRTGRRF
- a CDS encoding putative Multi-sensor signal transduction histidine kinase (Evidence 3 : Function proposed based on presence of conserved amino acid motif, structural feature or limited homology), producing the protein MDRVMIFAPFVARRPIVLTCAVIVIGAVAVIDWRVAVNVSFGFLYVFPVMLAASVLPRGAIALTAVLCTVLSDLFDPFPTALSVGLLSDVSAFAALTGAGLFVHEVIRSRRGEMEHVQRIEQEVVARRQAEEQLAFLIDSSPVAILTMAGDGAILQANSSAHRLFGAPNGDLPGRNISRYVAALGSVPSVETTRQTFRTEMQCRGSREDGSIFPARVFFSTYATAAGPRLAALIVDLSEELREREESSFEHLLAGSRVVVGAVSHEIRNVCSAIAVLYENLARSGRLVANKDFEALGSLVETLNKIASLELKHSTSGTRTAQIDGADLVELFDSLRIVLESSCEEAGITVHWEIPEGLPSVWADRHLLLQALLNLTKNAERALERAGVRRIAISVSVGEGRVAIRVTDTGPGIGSADTLFRPFQAGAESTGLGLFLSRALVRSFRGDLRYDPTVPGCSFVIDLAVAGSTETNYGSTG